The genomic window TCGCGGTAGGACACCTGCGCCCCGATCCGCACCCCGCCGACCGCGGCCCGCTCGCACACCCGCCGCATCGTCGCCGGATCGCCGGCGTGGAAGCCGCAGGCGACGTTCGCGCTGGTGACCACCGACAGCAGCGCCTCGTCGTCGGTGAGGTGCCAGCGTCCGAAGCCCTCGCCGAGGTCGGCGTTGAGGTCGACGACCGCGTCGCCCTCGGCCTCGCCGCCCGCCCCGATGTCCGTGCCCGCCATGGTGATCCGCCCGTCGTGTCCACCGCTGCCGTAGGATGCCCGCGCTCCGATCATGGCATCCCGCACCGACAACGGGTGCCCGCCCCGTGGCGATCCGTGCCGTTTCGTTCGTTGTCGGTGGCACCGCCTAATGTGTGGGGCGTGACCAGCACCGTCCCGTATCCCCTGCCGGGTGCCGCCCGGCCGGCCCCGGGCCCCGCCGCCGACGAGGGCCTGGCCCGCCGGCTCAAGGCACTCGCCTGCACCGCGCCGTTGCACGACCTCGACGTCCGCAAGGCCAACCTCGCGGGCGAGTATTCGGTGTATGCGATGGCGGAGGTCGCGCTGGCCGCGATCGACCTGGTCACGCTCAACATGGACTTCGACACCGGCGCCGACCACGACCAGATAGTGGCCAGGGTGCTGCCCCGGGTCGCCGCCCAGGCCCCCGGCCGCAGCCACGCCGAGCACGAGCGGGTGGCCCGCTGGGTGCTGGAGAATCTGATCAACGTGGGCAGCGCCGACCGCGGATTCCGGGCCGTCTACGGCACGTTCGCCGCGGACGGCGCCTACGTGCGGCGGGACTACGACTTCAAGCTGATCGAGGAGGTGGCCGGCTCCGGCGGCAGCGTCTACCTGCGCACCACCGACGAGGCGGTCAACGTCCTGGTGGGCGCCCTCGACACCGACGTCACCAGCGCCCAGATCGCCGCCGAGGTCAAGCTGGAGGTGCTGATCAGCCGCGGCAGGCTGGCCGACGCCCAACTCGCCGCCGAGCAGGCGCGCTACCGCACGGTGCAGTACGCCGAGACGCTGCGCCGCACCCTGGAGGCCACCCGCCGCAACGTGCGGGCGGTGGACTGGCTGCGGCAGGTCCCCGACATGATCGCCGAGGCCCTCGACCACGTCGCCGACCGCTACCGCCACGAGAACGCGATCCTGACCAACATCCGCAAGGCGCGCGACGAGGCGGAGGAGCCCGAGCACAAGCGGCGGGCCGCCGAGCTCGTCGACATCGTCAAGGACTGCATCCGGCGGCACACCCAGCTGCAGTCCCGGCTGCTGGAGGCCGGGCCGCTGTTCAGGGCCGAGCAGGACCGGCAGGCCTTCGCCGCGCCGCCCGCCCGCGCCGGGCTCGACCTGTACGGCCAGCTGGTCGCCCCGCTGCTGCCGCTGCCGGTGGAGCGCGCCTCGCGGGTGACCGACGCGTTCTTCGCCCGTGGCACCGGACTGCGGACACCGGCCGCGGTGCGGGTCACCGACCTGGTCGACCTGCTGCTGACGCCGCCGGTCGAACGCGACCATCTGGGCGCGGAGATGCCCGAGCCCGACCTCGTCGCCACCCCGGACGACAGCCGCTTCTCCGACGAGCAGCTGGAGTCCGCCCTCGACCTGCTCGACCTGCCGCACGACGCGCCGCGCCGGCTGTCCGGACTGCTGGCCCAGGCCCGCCGCTCGGACCCCGACCTGCCGTATCTGGTCGCGCTGCTGGCGCTGCACGCCGCGTCGCCGCCGGTGGGCACCGCGGTGCGGCAGGGCGAGCCGCAGGTGCTCTTCGCGGTGGACGACGGCACCGAGCTCGACGACCCCGACTTCGGCGGCGCCGACCTCATCCTCGGCACCGCCCGCCTCACCGCCAGCCCCGCGGACCCGAAAGAGAGAACGACGTGAGCGACCACCGCGACGACGGGACGGACGCCAGGGACGGCGCCCACCCCCGGGACGCCCACGACCCGCGCGAGATCCCGCGGTCCGGCGCGGCCCTGACCGCGGGCGACGTCGCCGACGCCGCCCGCCTGGTCGGCTTCGGCCTGCAGCCGAAGCTGCTGCCCGCCCGGGACGTGGAGTACGCGGAGCTGGTCAGACGGCACCGCGAGGACCCCGGCTTCGCCCGGATCGCCGACGCGGTGGCCGCCGGGCTCGGCCTGGTCGTCCTGGAGGTGTCACCGCGGGCCGGTATGGCCGTCGCGGCGGGCGAGGACTCGGTCTTCGCCGTCCGGATGGGCGACTACGCCCGCCGGGCCGCCTCCGACGCGGGCGACCGCTTCCTGCACGGTCTGGCGCATCTGGCCGCCGCCGCGCTGGCCTTCCCGCGCCCCGAGGATCTGGCCGACGACGGCTACATCGGCCGCATCACGGTCAACGGGGTGGACGCCTTCGTCCGCCAGGCCTGCCGGCGGCTGGAGGAGCGCGCCGACGAGACCGGTGAGAACTCCGACCCGGCCACCGACGCCCCCGGCCTGGAGGCGGCCTGGCGGGTCTACACCAGGCGCAGCGCCACCGGCGCCACCAAGGACGCCAGGCGGCTGGCGAGTTCGACCACCGGCATCATCGGCAAGGCGGTCGCCTTCCTGGTCGACTCCGGCTTCCTGCAGCGCACCGGCGACGAGTCGGGCGGCACGTACCGCACCACCGCCCGCTACCAGCTCCAGGTCCGCGACATGGCGGGCAGCGCGGCGATGGCCGAGCTTCTCGACCTGGGCGTCGTACCGGTCACCGACGGCACCGCGAGCCTGCTGCCCGCGGCCGCCTCCGACGACGGCTCGGACCTGGTCGCGGACGCCGGACTGCCCTTCCACAGCTCTGTCTGAACGCGCCGCCGCCCGAGCCCACTTCCCCTACCCAGCCACGAGAGTCCGCCGCATGTACGAGCTTTCCCGACTCCGCCTCTACTCCATCGGGCCCGCGGGTGCGCGCTACGCCGACACGGTGCTCGACCTGCGGGGCGTCGGCGAACCTGTGCCGCTGCCCGCACCGGCGCAGGGCGACTTCTTCGCCGACGAGCCGGCCGGCCCGCCGCGCCGCCCGGCCCCCGCCGGAGTGCTCTTCCTGGAGAACGGCGGCGGGAAGTCCGTCCTGCTCAAGCTGATCTTCTCGGTGATGCTGCCGGGCCACCGCAACACCCTCGGCGGCGCCAGTTCCGGTGTGCTGCGCAAGTTCCTGCTGGCCGAGGACTGCGGTCATGTCGCGCTGGAGTGGCAGCACACCCTGACCGGCGAGCTGGTGGTGGCCGGCAAGGTCAGCGAGTGGCGCGGCCGCCAGGTCTCCGCCGACCCGCGCAAGTTCGCCGAGGCCTGGTATTCCTTCCGGCCCGGCCCGGGGATGAGCCTGGACTCGCTGCCGGTCGCCGAGTCCACGGCGGTACGCCCGCCGGTCGAGGGCGTCTCGGGGGCACGCGGCAGGCGCCGCACCATGAAGGGCTTCAGGGACGCGCTCACCGAGGCGGGCAAGGCGTATCCGCACCTGGACGTGGTGTGGGAGGAGATCCACGACCGGTGGAACGAACACCTCGGCGAGCTCGGCCTCGACCCCGAACTGTTCCGCTACCAGCGGGAGATGAACGCCGACGAGGGCGAGGCCGCGGGCCTTTTCGCGGTCAAGAAGGACTCCGACTTCACCGACCTGCTGCTGCGCGCGGTCACCGACACCCGCGACACCGACGGCCTCGCCGACCTGGTCCACGGCTTCGCGGGCAAGCTCGGCCGCCGGGCGGAACTGACGGCGGAGCGCGACTTCACCGCCGGCTCCCTGGACCTGCTTGAGCGGATCGTCGACGGCGCCGAGGCCCGCGACCGGGCCCGCGCGGTGCACGCCCAGTCAGAGCGCCGCACCCGCGCGCTGGCCCGGCGGCTGACCGCCCGCGCCCAGCAGGAACGCGCCAGGACCGGCGAGATCGCGCAGGACATGGCGCGGGCCGCGCACACCGTCACCGACGCCGAGCAGGCACGGGCCGGCAGCGCGCTGACCGCGGCCGAGATCGCCTACCGGCACGCGTCGCTCGCGCTGGCCGCGGCGGACAAGGGCGCGGCCGCGCTGCGCCGCGAGCTGGGCGACGCGCGCACCCTGCACGCGGCCTGGCAGGCCGCCGAGACCGTCCTGCGGCAACGGGCCGCGGGGGACAGGCTGCAGCGGGTCAGCGCGGCCATCCGCGAGGCGGAAAGGGACGCCGCCCCCGCGCTCGCCGCCCGCACCACGGCGGCCGCCGAGCTGGTACGCGCGCTGCACGGCGCCGCCGCCCGCGCCGAACGGCAGGCCGACGAGGAGGAGGAGCGCTCGGCGGAGCTCCAGGCGCGCTCCGAGACCGCGCACCGCGACGCGACCGCCGCCGCCACCGAGGCCCAGCGCGCCCGCAGCGAGACCGGGCACCTCGCCCAGCGGCTCGCCGAGGTCGAACAGGAGACCGCGCAGGCCGTACGCTCCGGCTGGCTCGACGACTCCGCGCCGAACGCCGACCCGGCCCGCGCGGCCCTGGCCGCCGCCGACGCCGAGGAGTCGGCCGCCACCCTGTCCCTGGCCGCCGCCGAGGCCGCCCGCACCGAGGCAGCCCGCGCCCGGGAGGCCGCGGCGGCCGAGTCCCGCGCGGAGCTCGCCGCGGCCCGCGCCACCGACGCCGCGGCCACCGCGGAGTCCGCCCTGGCCGCGGCGACCGTGGCCGCCACCTCGCTGACCACCGACTCCCGCCTGACCGCCCTGCTCAGCCTCCCCGCCCCGCGCACCGACGCCTCGTCCGCCCCGCCCGACGCCTCGTCCGCCCCGCACGGCGTCCCGGCCGCCCGCACGGCCCCCGCCGGCGACAGCGCGCCGGGGGCCGCCGCCGACGGGGAGCGGTCGGATGGCGCCCCGGCCCCCGGCGCCGCGGAGGACACCGCCCGGCACGGTCAGGCCGCACCGGCCGCCCGCAGCGGCGGCACCGGGCAGGACGGCGGGATCAGCCCCGGCATGCTCGACGAATTCGCCGAGCCGCTGCGGGAGTTGCTGGACAACGCCGTCGCGGCCGCCGAGCGGCAGCTGTTCGAGCTGCGGACCGCCGCGGCGGACGACGCCCGGATCCTCGGGGCGCTCGGCGACGGGGGACTGCTGCCCCCGGGGCCCGACGTGCTGGCCACGGTCGAGTATCTGGGCGAGCACGGCATTCCCGCGCTGCCCGGTTGGCGCTATCTCGCCCAGGCCGTGGACCCGGTGGACCACGCCGTGGTGCTCGCGGCACGCCCCGAGCTGGTCGACGGGGTCGTGGTGACCGACCCCGGCACCTACCTGCGGGCCAGGGACGTCCTGGCCCAGGCGGCCCTGCTGCCGCGCTCCACCGTCGCCGTCGGCACCGCCGCCGCGCTGCTCGCCCCGCCGCCGGCAGCAGGCACCGAGCCGGACGTCTTCCTGGTACCGCCGAATCCGGCGATGCACGACGAATTCGCCGCGGACGGCGAGCGCCAGGCGCTGCGGGCCAGGGCGACGGCACGCGAGGGGGAGATCAGGACACTCGCGGGCCGCCTCGCCCACGACCGCACCCTGGCGGCACGGCTGGCCTCCTGGCGCGCCGCCTGCCCGCAGGGCCGGCTCGCCGAGCTGGCCGCGGAGACCGCGGCCGCCCGGGAGACCGTCGAGCGCACCCGGGCGGAACTGTCCGAGGCGCGCGCCGCCCGCGCCGAGGCCGAGGCCGTCGCCGCGGAGGCCGCGCAGGACAGCGACACCCGCAGGGCCGCCGCCGAGCAGGCCCGCCGGGCCGCCGACGCGCTGGCCGGACTCGCCCACCGGTTGCGCGAGCGGGCCGGCTGGCAGCGCAGGGCCCGCGAACTGTCCGCCGACGCGGCGGAGGCGGAGGCCCGCGCCGAGGCCTGCCTGGCGCAGGCCCGCGCCGCCGACGAGGACCGCAGGGCCGCCCAGCGCGCCTCGGACGACGCCCGCCGCACCGCCCGCGTCCTGCGCGCGGAACGGTCCGAGATCGCTGGCGCCCCCGACGACGGCGCGGCGGCCGCCACCCCGGAGGCGGACACGGCCAGGTCGCTGCCCGCACTGCGGGAGGCGTACCGCGCGGCCTCCGAGGTCTACGAGAAGGTCGGCGTCGGCGCCGACCTGCGGGCCGAACAGGCCAGGGCGGAGAGCACCGAGAATGCCGCGCTGGTCGAACTGGACCGGCTCACCAACAAGGTACGCAGCCGCGCAGCCCAGCTGCTCGAAGGTCCTGACGGCTCGGACGGGCCGTCCAGGCAGGCCGCGGCCGGGCGCGCGGAAGCGCTCGTACAGACCCTGGAATCCCGCGCCTCCACCGCCAGCGAGCAGTTGGGCCGCCTCCGCGGCGAAGCCGAACGCCTCGCGCCGCACGACGGCGCACCGCACCACACCGAGCTGCCTGAGGCCCTCCAGCCGCGCGACGCCGACCACGCCCAGGAGTTGCTGCGCGCGGCCACCACCGAGGTCGCCGCCCGTACCGAGGCCCTGGAGCTGGCCACCGCCGCGCACGCCGACCTGGTCGCGGCCCACCGGGCCGCCGAGGACGCGGCCGGCGGCTTCGACGAGACCGCCGCGCTGCTGCGCGACCTGCTGCGGGACGGCGGGCCGCAGCAGCACCCCGACGAGGAGGAGCCGCAGCCGTATCCGGGCAGCCAGGAGGCGGCCAGGCAGGCCGCCGCCGAGGCCCGGCGCGGCCTGCGCGGCTGCGCCGCCGACCTGTCGGCGGCCGACGCCCACCTGCGCGAGGCCGCGGACGTCCTGGTCAGGCACGCCAACGCGGTCCGCTTCGAACAGGTCAGGACCCCGGCCAGGCAGCAGATCAGGGAGCTGCCCGGCGCGGCGCTGCCCGAGCACGCGGCCGCCTGGGCGGCGGCCTTCGCCCCCCGGCTGCGGGTGCTGACCGACGAGCTGGGCCAGCTGGAGCGCAACCGGGACATCATCGTGGACCGGCTGCGCGGCCTGGTCGAGTCGGCGCTCGCCACGCTGCGCTCGGCCCAGCGGCTGTCCCGGCTGCCCGAGGGCCTGGGCGAGTGGTCGGGCCAGGAATTCCTCCGGATCCGCTTCGACGACCCCGACCAGGCGCTGCTCACCGAGCGCCTCGGCGAGGTCATCGACGAGGCGACCAGGTCGGCGCTGCGCAAGAACTCCGACCTGCGGCGGGACGGGATGTCACTGCTGCTGCGCGGGGTCGGCGCGGCCCTCCAGCCGCGGGGTATCGCCGTGGAGATCCTGAAGCCCGACGCGGTACTGCGGGCCGAGCGCGTCCCCGTCGGCCAGATGGGCGACGTGTTCTCCGGCGGGCAGCTGCTCACCGCCGCCATCGCGCTGTACTGCACCATGGCCGCGCTGCGGAGCAACGACCGCGGCAGGGACCGGCAGCGGCACGCCGGCACGCTCTTCCTCGACAATCCGATCGGCCGGGCCAATGCCACGTATCTGCTGGAGCTCCAGCGGGCGGTGGCCGACGCGCTCGGTGTGCAGCTCATCTACACGACGGGGCTATTCGACACGACCGCCCTCGCCGAATTCCCGCTCGTGGTCAGGCTGCGCAATGACGCGGATCTGCGGGCGGGGCTGAAATACATCAGCGTCGAGGAACACCTCAGGCCCGGACTTCCGGTCCAGGACCCGCACGGCGAGCAGGTGCACGGCGAGATCACCGCCACCCGGATGTTCCGCCGCCCGCCGGAAGCCGCCCACGAAGCGGCAGCGGAAGCCGCCCCGGCACCGGCCGCAGAAACCCCACCCGCACCGCCGGCCGCACCGGAACCGGCGGCGGCACCGGCCTCAGCCGTACCGGACGGCACCACCGCCGGCCGCCCTGCCGGGCGCTGAGCGCTCACACCCCCAGGTGCCGCGGCACGTGCCGCCGTCCCGCCGCCCGGCCCGAACCGGCCGTCGCAGCCGAGCCACCCTGCGACCTGGCCCTGCGTGCCTGCCGCCGGGCCCTGCGCCGCTCCCGGCGCAGGGCCCGGGCGGCGCTGCTCGGGCTCGACACCACACCGTTGCGCTGATTCCACACCTGCCGCGTCACCCACACGTCGAGCACCGCCCAGGTGGCCACGACCGAGGTGAGCACCGTGGTCAGCAGCACCGGCGCGGACAGCCAGGAGTGCCCGGCCGCGAGCAGCACGTCGATGATCGTCTGCACCAGGGCCACCGCGGCGATCAGTCCCGCCCGCACCGCGGCGGCCCGCACCGGATCGGCCATCCGCGGTCGGCTGGCGGTCTCTTCGACCCATACGGTCCGCCGTTGGAAGTCCATGAAGAGTGGCTGCCCCGAATCCCCCAGGTGCATTCCGGGGTACGTTTCGCCGCAGACCTGCCCAACCCACAGACAGACTTTCGAGTTACCCCTGAGGCGGTAGTAGGCTCACGCCGATTAAACGAGTCAGACGCCCCCACAGCGGGGGAGACGTTGGGGAGGCCATGAGCTTTCGCGGTACGACGATCCGCCGGAAGATCGTGGCGCTGCTGCTGATCCCTCTGGTGTCACTGACGGTCATCTGGGCCTTCGCCGCCACGGTGACCGGCCGCGCGCTGCTTGACCGGCCGGACGTCCAGCGAGTGGTCGACAACGTCGGCTACCCCGGTCAGGACGCGGTCCAGAGCCTCCAGCAGGAGCGCCGGGCGGCGATGATCTACGTCGCCAACACCCGGGACTCCCAGGCCAGGATCGGCTACAACAAGCAGCAGCAGGCCACCGACGCGTCGATCGCGAAGATGCGCACCCGGGTCGCCGCCTCCGGCGTGCGCGGCTCGCTCGAGCCCGAGGCGCGCACCCGGCTCGACACCTTCCTCAGCACCGTCGAGGGCCTCACCTCGCTGCGCAAGCGGGCCGACGACGGCCGGATCAGCCGCAACGACGTCTTCGAGGCGTACAACTCGATGACGGAACCTGCCTTCCAGCTGTTCGACTCCCTCAACCCGCACAACAACCTGCAACTCGACGACCAGCACCGCGCCGTCGTCCAACTCGGCCGTGCCCGCGACGAGGTCAGCCGCGAGGACGCGCTGATGGCCGCCGCGATCAGCACCGGGCACATGAGCGGGGCCGAACTGCGGTCCTACACCTTCGCGGTGGCGGAGCAGCGCAACTACTACGACAACAGCCTGTGGCAGCTGACCGACGACGAGCGCGCGCCCTACGACGCGTACTGGAAGCAAGGCGACGGCAAGGCGCTGCGCTCCGCGGAGGACGCGGTGATCGCCGGCGGCGTCGACCGTGCGCCGATCGTCGCGGCCCAGCTGTCCTGGCCCGGGGTCGCCGCGACCGCGATGGACGATCTGGGCCGGCTCGACGCCGCCTCGGAGAGCCGGCTCAGCGACCGCAACCACCCGATCGCCACCACCGCGATCGTCGAGGCCGCCTTCGTCGGCGGCGTCGGCCTGATCGCGGTGATCGCCTCGGTGTTCGTCTCCGTACGCATCGGCCGCGGCCTGATCAGGGACCTGACCGGGCTGCGCAGGGAGGCCCAGGAGGTCTCCGGCACCCGGCTGCCACGGGTCATGCGCCGGCTGGCGGCCGGTGAGCAGATCGACGTCGAGACCGAGGTGCCGCGGCTGGAGTACGCCGACGACGAGATCGGCCACGTCGGCAAGGCGCTCAACACCCTCCAGCGGGCCGTCGTGGAGGCCACCGTCCGGCAGAACGACCTGCGCAAGGGCGTCTCGGAGGTCTTCGTCAACCTCGCCCGCCGCAGCCAGGTGCTGCTCCACCGCCAACTGACCCTGCTGGACGCCATGGAACGCCGCGCCGAGGACAGCGAGGAGCTGGCCGACCTCTTCCGGCTCGACCACATGACCACCCGCATGCGCCGGCACGCGGAGGGCCTGGTCATCCTGTCCGGCGCGGCCCCCTCCCGGCAGTGGCGCAAGCCCGTGCAGCTGATGGACGTGGTCCGTGCCGCGATCGCGGAGGTCGAGGACTACGAGCGCATCGAGGTGCGCCGGCTGCCGCGGCTGGCCGTCGCCGGCGCCGCGGTCGCCGACCTCACCCACCTGCTCGCCGAACTCATCGAGAACGCCGCGGTGTTCTCGCCGCCGCACACCACCGTCAAGCTGCACGGCGAGCCGGTCGCCAACGGATTCGTCCTGGAGATCGACGACCGCGGTCTCGGCCTGACCCCCGACGCGCTGCTCGAAGCGAACCTGCGGCTCGCCGAGACGCCCGAGTTCGAGCTGTCCGACACCGACCGGCTCGGCCTGTTCGTGGTCAGCCGGCTCGCCCAGCGGCACAACGTGCGGGTCTCGCTGCGGCAGTCGGCGTACGGCGGCACCACCGCCGTCGTCATGATCTCCGAGACGCTGCTCAGCGACACCGGCGAGGACACCGGCGGCACCCAACTGCCCGGCGCCACGCAGCCGCTGGGCCTGGACGCGGCGGGCGACACCGAGCACACGTTCCGGCAGTGGGGTCTCGAAGGCGTGGACGACATCGGCGGCGAGCGGCACAAGGAGCACGCCTCGCACGACGAGGAGTCGCTGACCGCGGCCTTCGCCCGGGGCCTCGACGCGCTGGACGACCCGGACGACCCGGTCGGCGGCGCCGAGGAGCAGGCCCCCGCCGCCCCGATGCCGCTGCCGCGCCGCCGGCCCCGTACGGCGGCCCCGCAGGTGCCGCGGGCGGTGACGGCCGTGCCGTCGCTGCCCCGCCCGCGGCAGGAGACGGCCGGCGCGGCGGAGGCGGCCGCCGCGGCGCCCGAGCCGTCCGAGGGCGGCACGGACGGCGGTGTCGTGCTGCCCAAGCGGGTCAGACAGGCCAGCCTGGCACCGCAGTTGCGGGCCGAGGCGGCGCGGTCAGGACCGGACGACGCGGAGCGCGGCGGCGGCCGGGAGCGGTCCGCCGACGAGGTACGCGATCGGATGTCCGCGATCCAGCGCGGCTGGCAGCGCGGCCGGCAAGCAGCGGAGGCCGAGCCGGACGGCGGCGCGGCTCCCGGCGACGACCCATCGACGACAGCACCGAGAACGACACCTGAGGGGAACGGTCGATGACTGCAGCATCGAGCCCGACACGAGAGCTGAGCTGGCTCCTGGACGATTTGGTCACACGGGTGGCCAGTATCCGCAAGGCTTTGGTGCTCTCCGGGGACGGCCTGGCCACCGGCGCTTCCGACGGCCTGACCCGCGAGGACTCGGAGCATCTCGCGGCGGTCGCCTCGGGCTTCCACAGCCTGGCCAAGGGCGTCGGCCGGCACTTCGACGCCGGGCGGGTCCGGCAGACCATCGTCGAACTGGACGACGCGTTCCTGTTCGTCACGGCGGCGGGGGACGGCAGCTGCCTCGCGGTGCTGGCCGACTCCGACTCCGACGTCGGGCAGGTGGCGTACGAGATGGCCCTGCTGGTCAAGCGGGTGGGGGTCCATCTGGCCGCCGAGCCGAGGCACAGCGGCGGCACAGCACTGAGCGGCTGACGGCCGGCGAGCGGACTTGGGGGTGACGGGGTGACATGACGTCTGAATCGGACCGCTGGTACGACGACGCGGCAGGGCCGGTGGTACGGCCCTACGCGATGACCCGTGGGCGTACGAGCCACGCGGCCGAGGCGAAGCTCGACCTGATCGCCCTGGTGATGGCGCGGAGCGACGAGGCCGACGCGGATGTCGACGACGACAGCACCCTGTCGCCCGAGCACCTGGACATCGTGGAGCGCTGCCGGGTGCAGTCGGTGTCGGTCGCGGAGCTCGCCGCCGACCTCGACCTGCCGGTCGGCGTCGTCCGGGTGCTCATCGGCGACCTGCTGGAGGCCGGGCACGTCATGGTCCACCAGCCGGTGCCGCCGGCCGAACTGCCCGACGAGAGCATCCTGCGCGAGGTCATCAACGGCCTGCGGGCGCTGTAGCGACCGCTAGGCTGCTGGTATCCCCCTGCGAATCCCCCCAAGTCCGCATCTCCGCACGGAAGTAGAAGACACCATGGCCATCGCCCACGCCGAGCGCCGCCGTCCGCCGTCCGCTGCGGAGCCGGTCGCGCTCAAGCTGCTGGTCGCCGGCGGCTTCGGGGTCGGCAAGACGACCCTGGTCGGCACGGTCAGCGAGATCAGGCCGCTGCGGACCGAGGAGGCACTCAGCGAGGCGGGGCGCCCGGTCGACGACCTCGCGGGCGTCGAGGGCAAGCACACCACCACCGTGGCCATGGACTTCGGCCGGATCACGCTGCGCGAGAACCTGGTGCTCTACCTGTTCGGCACCCCGGGGCAGGACCGGTTCTGGTTCCTGTGGGACGAGCTGGCGCAGGGCGCGCTGGGCGCCGTGGTGCTCGCCGACACCCGGCGGCTGGAGGACTGCTTCGCCGCGATCGACTACTTCGAGCGGCGCGCCATCCCCTTCGCTGTCGCGGTGAACTGCTTCGACGGCGCCC from Streptomyces sp. NBC_01198 includes these protein-coding regions:
- a CDS encoding sensor histidine kinase, producing the protein MSFRGTTIRRKIVALLLIPLVSLTVIWAFAATVTGRALLDRPDVQRVVDNVGYPGQDAVQSLQQERRAAMIYVANTRDSQARIGYNKQQQATDASIAKMRTRVAASGVRGSLEPEARTRLDTFLSTVEGLTSLRKRADDGRISRNDVFEAYNSMTEPAFQLFDSLNPHNNLQLDDQHRAVVQLGRARDEVSREDALMAAAISTGHMSGAELRSYTFAVAEQRNYYDNSLWQLTDDERAPYDAYWKQGDGKALRSAEDAVIAGGVDRAPIVAAQLSWPGVAATAMDDLGRLDAASESRLSDRNHPIATTAIVEAAFVGGVGLIAVIASVFVSVRIGRGLIRDLTGLRREAQEVSGTRLPRVMRRLAAGEQIDVETEVPRLEYADDEIGHVGKALNTLQRAVVEATVRQNDLRKGVSEVFVNLARRSQVLLHRQLTLLDAMERRAEDSEELADLFRLDHMTTRMRRHAEGLVILSGAAPSRQWRKPVQLMDVVRAAIAEVEDYERIEVRRLPRLAVAGAAVADLTHLLAELIENAAVFSPPHTTVKLHGEPVANGFVLEIDDRGLGLTPDALLEANLRLAETPEFELSDTDRLGLFVVSRLAQRHNVRVSLRQSAYGGTTAVVMISETLLSDTGEDTGGTQLPGATQPLGLDAAGDTEHTFRQWGLEGVDDIGGERHKEHASHDEESLTAAFARGLDALDDPDDPVGGAEEQAPAAPMPLPRRRPRTAAPQVPRAVTAVPSLPRPRQETAGAAEAAAAAPEPSEGGTDGGVVLPKRVRQASLAPQLRAEAARSGPDDAERGGGRERSADEVRDRMSAIQRGWQRGRQAAEAEPDGGAAPGDDPSTTAPRTTPEGNGR
- a CDS encoding roadblock/LC7 domain-containing protein, with translation MTAASSPTRELSWLLDDLVTRVASIRKALVLSGDGLATGASDGLTREDSEHLAAVASGFHSLAKGVGRHFDAGRVRQTIVELDDAFLFVTAAGDGSCLAVLADSDSDVGQVAYEMALLVKRVGVHLAAEPRHSGGTALSG
- a CDS encoding DUF742 domain-containing protein, with translation MTSESDRWYDDAAGPVVRPYAMTRGRTSHAAEAKLDLIALVMARSDEADADVDDDSTLSPEHLDIVERCRVQSVSVAELAADLDLPVGVVRVLIGDLLEAGHVMVHQPVPPAELPDESILREVINGLRAL
- a CDS encoding GTP-binding protein; translated protein: MAIAHAERRRPPSAAEPVALKLLVAGGFGVGKTTLVGTVSEIRPLRTEEALSEAGRPVDDLAGVEGKHTTTVAMDFGRITLRENLVLYLFGTPGQDRFWFLWDELAQGALGAVVLADTRRLEDCFAAIDYFERRAIPFAVAVNCFDGAQLHAPDVVTEALDLDPGVPVVLCDARERESAKQVLITVVEHAAAMAAGRRAPAAT